A region from the Vibrio sp. SS-MA-C1-2 genome encodes:
- the fdxA gene encoding ferredoxin FdxA, which produces MAFVVTDNCIQCKYTDCVAVCPADAFYEGPNFMVISPIDCIDCGLCVPECDAEAIFQEDELEPEQTIFIELNEELSEIWPNITEAKSAMDEAEKWNGVPNKLGMLEK; this is translated from the coding sequence ATGGCATTTGTCGTAACAGATAACTGTATTCAATGTAAATATACCGACTGTGTTGCTGTCTGCCCTGCTGATGCATTCTATGAAGGTCCAAATTTTATGGTAATAAGCCCGATAGATTGTATTGATTGTGGACTGTGTGTACCTGAATGTGATGCAGAAGCGATCTTTCAAGAAGACGAACTTGAGCCTGAGCAGACAATCTTTATTGAGTTGAATGAAGAACTCTCAGAAATATGGCCAAATATTACAGAAGCAAAATCTGCAATGGATGAAGCGGAAAAGTGGAATGGGGTTCCTAATAAGCTCGGTATGCTTGAGAAATAA
- a CDS encoding RNA methyltransferase, with the protein MISKNQIKLLRALGQKKQRKVQGLFLVEGEKNVIELLDSSLIIKQIFGTAEFLSANQERLQAFQSIEASLEELTKASSLVSNNAAVAIVEIPKDKIPQAKGLMIALDGVSDPGNLGTIIRLADWYGIKHIIASRDCADPYNPKTIRATMGSFGRVTVTLTDLPLYLEQADIPVYGAFLEGENIHKTDFSPEGILLMGSESHGVREEAEQFVTDKITIPAFGGAESLNVAMATGIILDNLRRQHH; encoded by the coding sequence ATGATTTCAAAAAACCAAATTAAATTACTTCGAGCTCTAGGGCAAAAAAAACAGCGTAAAGTACAAGGCTTATTCTTAGTTGAAGGCGAGAAGAATGTAATTGAACTTCTTGATTCTTCATTAATTATTAAGCAAATTTTCGGTACGGCTGAATTTTTATCTGCTAATCAAGAACGATTACAAGCTTTTCAATCTATTGAAGCCTCATTAGAAGAGTTAACCAAAGCAAGTAGCTTGGTGAGTAATAATGCTGCTGTTGCGATTGTTGAAATCCCAAAAGATAAAATCCCTCAAGCAAAAGGGTTAATGATTGCCTTAGATGGTGTCTCTGATCCAGGTAATCTAGGTACTATTATTCGTCTTGCGGATTGGTATGGTATCAAACATATCATTGCTAGCCGTGATTGCGCTGATCCTTATAACCCAAAAACAATTAGAGCAACCATGGGCAGCTTTGGGCGGGTCACGGTCACTCTGACTGATTTACCGCTCTATCTAGAACAAGCCGATATTCCGGTTTATGGTGCTTTTCTTGAAGGTGAAAATATCCACAAAACTGATTTTTCACCAGAGGGGATCTTATTGATGGGGAGTGAATCTCATGGTGTTCGAGAAGAGGCAGAGCAGTTTGTCACTGATAAAATTACGATTCCTGCATTCGGTGGCGCTGAATCATTAAATGTCGCGATGGCAACAGGAATTATCCTTGATAATCTACGTCGTCAACATCATTAA
- a CDS encoding NAD(P)/FAD-dependent oxidoreductase: MIRLTEIKLPLDHQEDALLTAITNKLGINAEQVLSFNMFKRGYDARKKSKILLIYTLDVVVENEDQLLEQFVGDQHVKLTPDMDYKFVAQAPEGLTERPVVIGFGPCGLFSALILAQSGFKPIVVERGKEVRERTKDTFGFWRKRKLNPESNVQFGEGGAGTFSDGKLYSQVKDPKHYGRKVIEEFVASGAPEEIRYVSKPHIGTFKLVTMIEKMRAKIIELGGEIRFSTRVDDLHIEDGQITGLTLSNGEEIQSRHVILAVGHSARDTFEMLHQRGVYMEAKPFSVGFRIEHKQSVIDKARFGSNAGNPILGAADYKLVHHCKNGRTVYSFCMCPGGTVVAATSEEGRVVTNGMSQYSRAERNANSAIVVGISPEKDYPGDPLAGIRLQRQLETGAFNLGGENYDAPAQKIGDFLKGSDPSELGDVAPSFTPGIKLTDISKALPDFAIEAIREAIPAFDKKIKGFADADGLLTGVETRTSSPVCIKRGKDYQSLNLKGFFPAGEGAGYAGGILSAGIDGIKAAEALAISMVESAES; encoded by the coding sequence ATGATACGTTTAACCGAAATTAAGCTTCCTTTAGATCATCAGGAAGATGCACTTCTTACGGCAATTACTAATAAACTAGGCATTAATGCAGAGCAAGTTTTGTCATTCAATATGTTTAAGCGTGGCTATGATGCTCGTAAAAAAAGTAAGATTTTATTGATTTATACTCTTGATGTGGTTGTCGAGAACGAAGATCAGCTTCTTGAGCAGTTTGTTGGTGATCAGCATGTCAAGTTAACACCTGATATGGACTATAAGTTTGTTGCTCAAGCCCCTGAAGGTTTGACTGAGCGTCCAGTTGTTATTGGCTTTGGCCCTTGTGGATTGTTTTCTGCCCTTATTCTTGCTCAAAGTGGTTTCAAGCCGATTGTTGTTGAGCGTGGCAAAGAGGTTCGTGAGCGTACTAAAGATACGTTTGGCTTCTGGCGTAAACGTAAACTTAATCCAGAATCAAATGTTCAATTTGGTGAAGGCGGAGCCGGTACATTCTCTGACGGTAAGCTGTATAGCCAAGTCAAAGATCCTAAACATTATGGTCGTAAAGTTATTGAAGAGTTTGTCGCTTCGGGTGCCCCTGAGGAGATCCGTTATGTCAGTAAACCGCATATTGGTACCTTTAAATTGGTCACCATGATTGAAAAGATGCGTGCAAAAATCATTGAACTGGGTGGCGAAATTCGTTTTAGCACGCGAGTTGATGATTTACATATTGAAGATGGGCAAATTACGGGTTTAACACTCTCTAATGGTGAAGAGATACAGTCTCGTCATGTTATCTTAGCCGTAGGTCATAGTGCTCGTGATACCTTTGAAATGCTGCATCAACGCGGTGTTTATATGGAAGCTAAACCATTTTCTGTTGGTTTCCGTATTGAGCATAAACAATCTGTTATTGATAAAGCGCGTTTTGGTTCGAATGCAGGCAACCCAATTCTTGGTGCTGCTGATTATAAATTGGTTCATCATTGTAAAAATGGTCGTACGGTGTATAGCTTCTGTATGTGTCCAGGTGGCACAGTGGTTGCAGCAACGTCAGAAGAAGGTCGTGTTGTGACAAATGGTATGAGCCAATACTCACGTGCAGAACGTAACGCGAACAGTGCGATTGTAGTTGGTATCTCTCCAGAAAAAGATTACCCAGGTGACCCATTGGCGGGTATTCGTTTACAGCGTCAACTAGAGACGGGTGCTTTTAATCTCGGCGGAGAGAACTATGATGCCCCAGCACAAAAAATTGGTGATTTCTTAAAAGGGAGCGATCCAAGTGAGTTAGGTGATGTTGCACCTTCATTTACACCGGGTATTAAACTCACGGATATTTCAAAAGCACTGCCTGACTTTGCGATTGAAGCGATCAGAGAAGCGATTCCAGCCTTTGATAAGAAGATTAAAGGCTTTGCGGATGCTGATGGTCTTTTAACAGGTGTTGAGACGCGTACATCTTCCCCTGTTTGTATTAAACGTGGCAAAGATTACCAGAGCCTCAATTTGAAAGGTTTCTTCCCAGCAGGTGAAGGTGCGGGTTATGCCGGTGGAATTCTATCTGCAGGTATTGATGGGATTAAAGCCGCTGAAGCATTAGCTATTTCAATGGTAGAGTCTGCAGAGAGTTAG
- a CDS encoding protein-disulfide reductase DsbD domain-containing protein has translation MLNTKSPIRTGLITVLSITAILLFISSNLNANPILNKSTKLNHQVRFLPASEAFIIDFKQQNHSKLNIRWQIKPGYYLYKEKIKVIVNNQTIEYFTLPEGITHQDPYFGIVDIYKDSLAIDIPIADIKQKSITIHYQGCAEAGLCYPPEKKVIPIKIISHG, from the coding sequence GTGCTTAATACTAAAAGTCCAATAAGAACGGGATTAATCACCGTCCTTTCTATAACCGCAATTTTATTATTTATCAGTAGTAACCTTAATGCTAATCCAATACTCAATAAATCTACAAAGTTAAACCATCAAGTTCGTTTCTTGCCTGCCTCAGAAGCTTTTATTATTGATTTTAAGCAGCAAAATCACAGCAAATTAAATATCCGTTGGCAGATTAAACCGGGTTACTATCTCTATAAAGAAAAAATCAAAGTTATAGTCAATAACCAAACTATTGAATATTTTACTCTGCCTGAAGGTATCACACATCAAGATCCTTATTTTGGTATTGTTGATATCTATAAGGACAGTTTAGCGATCGATATCCCAATCGCAGATATCAAACAAAAAAGCATAACAATTCATTATCAAGGCTGTGCTGAGGCTGGATTGTGTTATCCACCAGAAAAGAAAGTCATTCCAATAAAAATAATAAGTCATGGGTAA
- a CDS encoding anaerobic C4-dicarboxylate transporter, with the protein MIAVELFIVLAFIFLGARIGGIGIGFAGGAGVLFLSLILGVDAGSIPVDVILIIMSVITAIAAMQVAGGMDWLVDLAEQFLRKNPKRITFYAPIVTFFMTVLAGTGHTAFSTLPVIAEVAKEQGVRPSRPLSIAVIASQIAITASPISAAVVFFSGILEPLGVGYLTLLAICIPTTFVACMVGAFISNFLGCELKDDPIYIERMSKGLIKTQGATKREILPTAKMSVYIFIAAIIAVVSYATVISKAVGIIEHPTISRNYAIMAFMLTAAMAIVIFTKIDASKIANAATFKSGMSACVCVLGVAWLGDTFVSAHIGEIKSFAGSILEQYPWMLAVTLFFASMLLYSQGATTTALMPAALAIGVSPLTAIASFAAVSALFVLPTYPTLLAAVEMDDTGSTRIGKWVFNHPFFIPGVATITTAVALGFLVGGIVL; encoded by the coding sequence ATGATTGCTGTTGAATTATTTATTGTACTGGCCTTTATATTTCTAGGGGCTCGAATTGGTGGTATCGGTATTGGTTTTGCCGGTGGTGCTGGTGTTTTATTCCTTTCCCTTATTTTAGGTGTCGATGCAGGAAGTATCCCTGTTGATGTTATCCTAATTATTATGTCTGTGATTACCGCCATTGCTGCGATGCAGGTTGCTGGCGGCATGGATTGGCTTGTCGATTTAGCTGAGCAATTTCTACGAAAAAACCCTAAACGTATTACATTTTATGCCCCGATAGTTACCTTCTTTATGACGGTATTAGCAGGTACAGGACATACGGCATTCTCAACGCTTCCGGTTATTGCCGAAGTTGCGAAAGAGCAAGGTGTTCGCCCTTCTCGCCCACTTTCTATTGCTGTTATCGCCTCACAAATAGCGATTACTGCCTCACCTATCTCTGCAGCGGTTGTCTTCTTCTCTGGAATTCTTGAGCCATTGGGTGTGGGTTATTTAACGCTACTGGCTATCTGTATTCCAACCACATTTGTTGCTTGTATGGTCGGTGCATTTATCTCTAATTTCTTGGGTTGTGAATTAAAAGATGATCCTATCTATATTGAACGCATGAGCAAAGGGTTAATCAAAACTCAAGGTGCAACCAAACGTGAAATTCTGCCAACGGCTAAGATGTCTGTATATATCTTTATCGCTGCCATTATTGCCGTTGTTAGTTATGCAACTGTCATCTCTAAAGCGGTTGGTATTATTGAACACCCAACAATTAGCCGTAACTACGCTATCATGGCATTTATGCTTACCGCCGCGATGGCAATTGTTATTTTCACTAAAATTGATGCCTCTAAAATTGCCAATGCTGCTACGTTTAAATCAGGTATGAGTGCGTGTGTTTGTGTTCTTGGTGTCGCATGGTTAGGTGATACTTTTGTTTCTGCTCATATTGGTGAAATCAAATCATTCGCAGGCTCTATCTTAGAGCAATACCCATGGATGCTAGCGGTAACACTGTTCTTTGCATCAATGCTTTTATATTCTCAAGGTGCAACAACGACCGCATTAATGCCAGCAGCCCTCGCTATTGGGGTATCACCTTTAACTGCCATTGCTTCTTTTGCAGCTGTAAGTGCACTGTTTGTTCTGCCAACATATCCAACGTTATTAGCTGCGGTAGAAATGGATGATACAGGTTCAACACGTATCGGGAAGTGGGTATTCAACCATCCATTCTTTATCCCAGGAGTAGCAACCATTACAACAGCCGTTGCTTTGGGCTTCCTTGTGGGTGGCATTGTTTTGTAA
- the aspA gene encoding aspartate ammonia-lyase, producing MANLEQQATNTRIEEDLLGSRHVPADAYYGIHTLRAMENFNISSTTISDVPEFVRGMVFTKKAAALANTELGAIPAEVGQYIVKACDLILETGKCMDQFPSDVFQGGAGTSVNMNANEVVANLALELMGHKKGEYDIVNPNDHVNKSQSTNCAYPTGFRIAVFNSITTLVESIGYLQTAFDNKSVEFDNIIKMGRTQLQDAVPMTVGQEFKAFSILLKEEIKNLHYTAQLLLEVNLGATAIGTALNTPGGYQPLAVTKLAEVTGLPCTPAENLIEATSDCGSYVMVHGSLKRLAVKLSKICNDLRLLSSGPRSGFNELNLPEMQAGSSIMPAKVNPVIPEVVNQVAFKVIGNDTTLTFAAEAGQLQLNVMEPVIGQVIFESIQLLSNACKNLRDKCIDGITVNKEVCEAFVHNSIGIVTYLNPLIGHHEGDIVGKICAETGKSVREVVLERGLLTAEELDDIFSIENLMHPQYKAKRYN from the coding sequence ATGGCTAATTTAGAACAGCAAGCTACAAACACTCGTATTGAAGAAGATCTATTAGGCTCTCGTCATGTACCTGCTGACGCGTATTACGGTATCCACACTTTGCGCGCAATGGAAAACTTTAATATCTCATCAACAACGATTTCAGATGTTCCTGAATTTGTTCGTGGCATGGTCTTTACTAAAAAAGCTGCCGCGCTAGCGAATACTGAATTAGGCGCGATTCCTGCAGAAGTTGGCCAATATATCGTAAAAGCATGTGACCTGATTTTAGAAACAGGCAAGTGCATGGATCAATTCCCATCGGATGTATTCCAAGGTGGCGCAGGTACTTCTGTAAACATGAATGCTAACGAAGTGGTTGCTAACTTAGCACTGGAGTTAATGGGTCATAAGAAGGGTGAATATGACATCGTCAACCCTAACGATCACGTTAATAAGAGCCAGTCAACAAACTGTGCTTACCCAACAGGTTTCCGTATTGCTGTTTTCAATAGCATTACAACATTAGTTGAGTCAATTGGTTACTTACAAACTGCATTCGATAATAAGAGTGTTGAGTTTGATAACATCATTAAGATGGGTCGTACTCAGCTGCAAGACGCGGTTCCAATGACAGTAGGGCAAGAATTTAAAGCATTCAGCATTCTACTAAAAGAAGAAATTAAAAATTTACACTATACCGCTCAGCTTCTACTTGAAGTAAACCTAGGTGCAACGGCTATCGGTACTGCACTAAATACTCCAGGAGGTTACCAACCTCTAGCAGTAACTAAACTAGCTGAAGTCACTGGTTTGCCTTGTACTCCTGCAGAGAACTTAATCGAAGCAACCTCGGATTGTGGTTCATACGTGATGGTTCATGGCTCACTAAAACGCCTAGCGGTAAAACTGTCTAAGATCTGTAACGATTTACGTCTACTTTCATCTGGTCCTCGCTCTGGCTTTAATGAGTTGAACCTTCCTGAAATGCAAGCGGGCTCTTCAATCATGCCAGCTAAAGTTAACCCTGTTATTCCAGAGGTAGTTAACCAAGTCGCATTTAAAGTTATCGGTAACGACACAACGCTAACATTTGCAGCAGAAGCGGGACAGCTACAGTTAAACGTAATGGAACCTGTGATTGGTCAAGTTATCTTTGAATCTATTCAATTACTTTCTAATGCGTGTAAAAACTTACGTGATAAGTGTATTGATGGTATCACAGTGAATAAAGAAGTCTGTGAAGCATTCGTACATAACTCTATTGGTATCGTCACTTACTTGAATCCATTAATCGGTCACCACGAAGGTGATATCGTTGGTAAGATTTGTGCGGAAACAGGTAAGAGCGTTCGTGAGGTGGTGTTAGAACGCGGGTTATTAACAGCAGAAGAGTTAGATGATATTTTCTCTATCGAAAACTTAATGCATCCACAATATAAAGCGAAACGTTATAACTAA